atctatggcgacggcgacccacctgttaccgtcggtagaaagagggaaagggcccagcaggtcgaggccgacacgatagaaaggctcggcaggtacgtcgatcggttgaaggagcccggcggggtgtaccgctggccttttgcggcgttggcacgactcacaagacctaacataacgttgtacagaacggtagaggccgggccagaaaaagcgtcggcggacacggtcgtacgttctggcaacaccaaggtggccagccgttggtacatcatgtagttgctgaagtacggtcgagtgcaaatgagtgggtattacgagtagtagttcgtttcccacatggtgcatgttgcggcggtataaaatgccgtctatgacaacgaacatgcgaagcgaactgtctgtacagcctgtgttcaggcggtcgattagctctcgtagggacgcgtcacgccgttgctcacatcccatgttgccgaaagcagagagcgaggaaatacagatggacgcgtcgtcggttactagatctggagcgtcaacggggtaccgagagaggcagtcggcgtcttggtgtaaacggccagacttgtaaaccactgtgtatgtgaattcctggaggcgcagagcccaacgagcaaggcgccccgttggatctttgagggctgaaagccagcatagagcgtgatggtcagtggtaactgtgaaaggccggccatataaataggggcggaatttaccaactgcccatacaagcgccaggcactcgcgttccgtaatagagtaattgcgttcggcaggagaaaggagccggctggcatacgcaagaactcgatcgtgaccggattgacgctgggctaaaaccgcgccaataccgtagccactagcatcagtgcggacctcggttggagcagacgggtcgaagtgggcgagaatcggtggcgtggtcagaagtgttatgagctgggaaaaggccgtgccttgatcaggaccccactcaaatggtacatctttcttcaaaagatcagtgagggggcgtgcgacctctgcgaagtttctgacaaatcgtcggaaatatgagcataggcccacaaaacttcgaacgtccttgacacaagtcggtacaggaaaatccaggacagctcggactttgtcgggatcggggcggatgccggaggagtcaacgagatgccctagaatagtaacttggcgatgcccaaaatggcatttcgaagaattaagttggagcccagcctctcgaaatactgaaagaattgaggaaaggcgctcgaggtgagacttaaaggttggggcaaacacaatcacgtcgtccagataacacaggcagatagaccatttaaagctgcgcaaaagcgtgtccatcatccgctcgaacgtcgccggcgcattgcacaagccaaacggcattaccttgaattggtagggaccgtcaggcgttacaaaggcggtcttctcccggtcgaggtcgtccacggcgatctgccagtaaccggagcgtaagtctatcgaagtctatatatatatatatatatatatatatatatatatatatatatatatatatatatatatatatatatatatatatatatatatattgctaacttgagaaacaaggcctctttacgttaggtgcacatcaggtgggaagagtacttctattacttgtcaagattgtggccccttatggtgggaatcataatgcactgttgatgtgtcaaattcacatagcataattccaaggcaatcgatcaatatccaaggaagaaaattatggtcttttgcgtgagtttcagcaactcatagtaatttgtatgtaaatgaatacttcatcattcttggctgtcatgcttcatggaagcacatgtgcttcgttaataacaaaaaaacacgcacgctcacgccactgcagtggcgtgagcgtgcgtgttttttttttgttattaacgatttgccctatgcattcacgtttcttctttttttgtgtgtcgtactgctcgtatcgcgcagcctaccgttttgggcacacgtaaaaaagtacataaaaaagaagcgttccacgccgaaattcacgttcgcaacgagctggctatgacgcccacacactccgcaacaccttaccaaccgttcgctgcgatgttgttgggaattcgtgtggtcgttgcatgaatatagcgcgtgcgtgcgtgcacacgcgcgtctgtgtgttagatcacggcaactgcatatgttgtatgattcagtcaccataacgcaactgacgacccccgctcttcccacacgtcaagcagcagcaagtgccgttaacacgtactctgctgtgaacgcaaaacagattcgaataggtcgcgtagatagctagcccgacacatgatacgataagatttgcgtcagatattcgatgtctacatgcacgcgtaagacagcggtatccgcagcagcttcgtcatacgtacggatagcaccgcatcgtacgtcacgtctgacagagaaacttgatcggtaattttttctcacttaaaaagtctaccttgcacaacttcaaccaacgattatgcatttcaaccaACTGTGCatggtttattgattgattgattgatatgtggggtttaacgtcccaataccaccatataattatgaaagacgccgtagtggagggctccggaaatttcgaccacctggggttctttaacgtgcacccaaatctgagcacacgggcctacaacatttccgcctccatcggaaatgcagccgccgcagccatgattcgaacccgcgacctgcgggtcagcagccgagtactttagccactagaccgccgtggcggggcatggtttaatgacgaaaagatagttctaatattgtgcccggcacatatattactctctctctaacttgaaaaatcggtgcgtgaattggggccagaacagcgccaaaaagcagcagccgcagaaattggctcatattctaatattatgacatcgtgatgttgacttttcagctgacgccggcaataacggtcaaacggcgggccaataatgccggtcttattggatggctccgcccatattggctgctacttgtacaacctggcccgatgtgtccgttctaatcaGCCGGCACAGCTTATATGGGCGGAAAgctctgaaagctggcccaatataaccaatctaatagactggcacagccatcattggcggaatgttgttaatgctggtccaacatagccgttctattcggctggcagaaccaatattgggggtacgttgtgaacgctggtccaacgtcgccgttctatttggctggcacagccaatcttggcggtacgttgtgaaaactgggccgttcatgggccaggcaatgccgatctatccccaatattgggccaaccttctgtgctgcctgggatgTTTTATGAACTgcttttgatgcttgaagaacttcactgagtgtgcttgaaagaaatgccttgccccggtcgctcaaaagaacacgaggagcttcgtgacgtaggtaaatagcattcaagaagaaagttgctacttccgcaGCAGATCCtaaagtgatcgaggccgtctcagcgtaccgggtcaagtgatcaacggcggtgacgatccatctcttgccgtctgatgtagatGAAAGGGgccccgaagaggtcaattctgACGACAGAGAATGGCTCTCATGGTCAagaaagtggttgtagggtcccgactggagcagtagtgggtcgcTTGCGGTGTTGggaaagtgcgcacgaggcaatatatttagctaccatcgtggaaagacctggccagaagaatcgactgcggatgcgctcgtattttttgtagtaacccaagtgtcctgacgtcgggtggTCGTGCGAAGCGCAcaaaacttcagtgcgtagtgcacgtggtacgacgggaacccatcgatggccttccgggtggaaaatgtatcgatatagcacatcgtcctccaacttgaatagtcggagttgtttccggagcctggcattaggggaagatgaagcgcctgtaagccgaccgatgacgtcagtgcaataagaatcagctcgctggtgagtagtaagtactgaTGGACCCagaacctccaccacttgaaatacaacagttcagctgacgctttattcaagcaacagcaagatggtgccgatgaagaagaggaacgggccgaagactgatgatggttattgacagatgaggaagatgacgtccaatgaattcttacagtATACTTTTTGTCACTCAATTTGCCCTATACGAGGACACGCTCAGGTAACATGCGGTAACTCGTCATTACGATGCACAGAGCTTTGCCTACATGCCATGATTCACTTCATGGAGATACATGCATTTTAATGTTACACTTCTATGGCACAGTTCTATACAAAGAAGCACAGCAATCCTAACTAAATACTTAAGATCTGAAAATTCATGCAAAGAGACATTTTAAAAATTACAAAATAACAAAACTCCCTTTTTATTTCAGCCTAATCAGGCAAGTAAAAACATGCTTTTTGCGCTAGCACCATGACAATGCATGTCTCATGAGTTGAGAGAACTGCAAATGAACTTCAACTTCATTAGCTCCTTATCCTACCCTGCATTCACTTTAAATAACCCAGAGAGCGATAAGAATTCAGAGAATCTCTTCCACACAGGGAGGCACAAAGTATAATTCTCACTGGCTAAGGACACTTACCAGCTCTTGTGAAGGAGAGTTATGCCATCTTGGAACTCATTAGCACCAATACCAAGTAGCAGTGCTTTCGAATTGCAGTAAGACTTTGATCTAGGCGAGTTGATTCATAGCAATGGGAAAGCACAGCGCAATGGAGGCAATAGACAAAGAACACATAATGAGCGCATCTGTGTGTTGCGTGTTCTTCGACCATTCTCTTGGTCGTTTGTGCCTTGGCACATACAACGTATATCTTCAACCAACAAGAGAGCATGGCTTAGCGTCCCAGACAAAATAGAAAACTGCTGTGAAAAAAGTTATGCGAAAAGAGCCACCTGCTCAGCAAATGAGTACCCACGTTACTGAGTGCTAGGCTTCGTTACTTTCCCTACTCAATAAACAAAACTAGTGGGCACTTAGCAGTGCGGGTAATGAAACCAGAACccttgaaaaagctggcctttgGTTTCCACTCATATACATTGCTCCTCTTCCCTACCATGCTTATAAGCATTCTTGCTAACGAGTAGCAAAAATTAAGCATCTATCCTCACCTTAAATCTGACTCACTGCCTCTATCAACCAACAAACTTTCATCTCTGCTAGACCAGCAATTCTTTAAGGGGTAGCATTTAGGCCCTAAACATATATGGCTTCTCCTTTCCTTGATGAAGAGGCATGTGGCCTCTGAGGTTGTATTTTCAGAAGAAAGATGCATTGCAGTGCACACAGGAgtatggacgctctcctgtgtgagtacCATACATGCATGAGAAGACCATTTTTCCGCGAAAAGGATGCACTACAGTGAACACAGGACTGCTCTCATGCGCGAGTGCGCATGTGCTGAACGAGGTAGCGCTCCATCCGCAACAATGCATTTCAGTGGACACATGTAAACGGATGCTATTTTGAGTGAGTATGCATATGTCTTACGAGGTTGAATTTCTGGGCAAAGGACACACCACACTGAAGACAGGAAAAAGGACGCTCACCAGTGTGAGTGCGCACATGGTCAATAAGGTGGGCTTTCAGCCTAAATGATGCATTGCACTGCAAGCAAGAAAAGGGACGCTCACCTATGTGCACACGAATGTGTCTCATAAGGTGGCTTTTCCGCAAAAACGATGCATCGCAATGGGCACAGAAAAATGGACGCTTTCTCGTGTGAATGCACATGTGGTCGTTAAGAGAATCGTTACGCGAAAAGTGTGCATTGCAGTGAAGAcaagaaaatggacgctctcctgttTGGGTGCGCATGTGGTGATTCAGAGTGCCTTTCCgagaaaaggatgcattgcaatgcacacaagaaaagGGCCGCTCTCCCGAATGAATGCGCAAATGTTCTTTGAGTTTGTCTTTGCGCAAAAAGTATacattgcagtggacacaagagaaAGGACGCTCCCCTCAGTGGGTGCGCATGTGGTCCTTGAGGTTACCTTTCCgagaaaaggatgcattgcaatgcacacaagaaaagggccgctctcctgtgtgaatgcGCATGTGGTCATTGAGAGAATTTTTACATGAAAAGtgtgcattgcagtggacacaaaaaaagggacgctctcctgagTGGGTGCGCATGTGGCTGTTGAGGTTGCTTTTCCGAGAAAAAAATGCATtgcaatgcacacaagaaaaaggACGCTCACCTGTGTGCACACGAATGTGTCCAATAAGGTGGCTTTTCTGCAAAAACGATGCATTGCAATGggcacaggaaaatggacgctttCCCGTGTGAATGCGCATGTGGTTATTAAGAGAATCCTTACGCGAAAAGtgtgcattgcagtggacacaagaaaagggacgctctcctgtgtgggtgcgcatgtggTGATTGAGAGTGCCTTTCCgagaaaaggatgcattgcaatgcacacaagaaaagGGCCGCTCTCCCGTGTGAATGCGCAAATGTTCTTTAAGTTTGTCTTTGCGCAAAAAGTATACATTACAGTGGACACAAGAGAAAGAACGCTCCCTTGAGTGGGTGCGCATGTGGTCTTTGAGGTTGTCTTTCCgagaaaaggatgcattgcaatgcacacaagaaaagGGCCGCACTCCTGTGTGAATGCACATGTGGACATTGAGAGAATCTTTACGTGAAAAGTGTGCGTtgcagtggacacaagaaaagggacgctctcctgagTGGGTGCGCATGTGGCTGTTGAGGTAGCTTTTCCgagaaaaggatgcattgcaatgcacacaagaaaagGGGCGCTCCCCAGTGTGATTGCGCATGTGGTCTTTGAGTTTGTCTTTCCGTGAAAATGACGCATTGCACTGAGCACAGGAGAAGGGGCGCTCCCCAGTGTGATTGCGCATGTGGTCTTTGAGTTTGTCTTTCCGTGAAAATGACGCATTGCACTGAGCACAAGAGAAGGGACGCTCCCCTGCGTGAGTGCACATGTGGTCATTGAGGGAGTCTTTTTGAGAAAAGGATGCATGGCAGTGGAGACAAGAAAAAGGATgttctcctgtgtgagtgcgcataTGCTCCAGGGACGTGACAGAAGAAGACTGCTCCAGGGACGTGACAGACAGGAAACCTGTAAAGCCATGAAGAAAACACAAGCGTAATGCAAATTACGTACCATACACAACGTAGAATGGATTGCAGCAGCAGACAATACACACTGGTTGCTCCACATGTAAGTGAATGAATGATCACCTGGTCTTACCCAAACCAAAGCTAGTCTAATGAAACAGTGATGACCCAATCTATTTCATGAAAACTATCTTTTcatgaaataaaaagtaaaaTGTTGCATTATGTGCTAACATCAAAAGCATGCAATTTTTTGGTTACAATTCGGAGCGATGGAAGCAACTGCGAGGGCACACTGACCATTGTTAAaaggaccctgaaacactttttcatgtaATCATGGATTCACTaagagagcttattgcctcacgaactcaacgctgcaaaaatttcaagaacccatatagtacgagcggagttacaaacaATTGTCGCATGCAATCAcgttctttcttctctcgtcttGGCGAAAACGCAAGAGGCTATACAGGGACGATGCAAGGGGCAaataaaatacgtcacgcgcCCCTAGTCACCTTGagccctttttatttatttattttatcgaCTACGCGCTTTTTTTCGTGTAATCGCACGTGCACGtgtggacaagtcacggcctctcATGGCAATCCTTGTAAAGTGGAAGTGCGccttgttcaaatcagccaatggctgatatatgACATTCTACAGGTGATTTTCGAGCGTCTTCTGTCATTTCTCGAGAGAAGAGACAGCAATTTTTAGATGACTGATAAATTATTGTGAACTCCAGGCCGCGTGCTCcgctataatatttagctcgcgtgttctcgAGAGCCTCCAAGacggatcggcagcgttttctgaccacgctcgAAAAGCgatgcagggcccttttaaatgaacacaagcaacagagtGCCCTCAAACATactgttattttatttttattttttatttgttacatactacagacctttaggtccaagcaggtgggcagttacacGGGGACATAGTTGAAACAATAAGTGGCATTAAGattgtttggggtgagtgtttcatacactcatagtgaacacaagcAACGACATAGCACATTATTTCATAATATCGCATGTAccggacaaaaaaagaaaaaaaaagacaccacaaTTCGT
The sequence above is drawn from the Rhipicephalus microplus isolate Deutch F79 chromosome 3, USDA_Rmic, whole genome shotgun sequence genome and encodes:
- the LOC142804046 gene encoding uncharacterized protein LOC142804046 isoform X1, giving the protein MPAPCSANACSSIGARLDNDVETEPVHHEAWNLALESGKPVATSPEAACELGHIIDKYVQVRLPTHCEEASEADEKKLLSTSATQTEPQGASPGFLSVTSLEQSSSVTSLEHMRTHTGEHPFSCLHCHASFSQKDSLNDHMCTHAGERPFSCAQCNASFSRKDKLKDHMRNHTGERPFSCAQCNASFSRKDKLKDHMRNHTGERPFSCVHCNASFSRKSYLNSHMRTHSGERPFSCVHCNAHFSRKDSLNVHMCIHTGVRPFSCVHCNASFSRKDNLKDHMRTHSRERSFSCVHCNVYFLRKDKLKEHLRIHTGERPFSCVHCNASFSRKGTLNHHMRTHTGERPFSCVHCNAHFSRKDSLNNHMRIHTGKRPFSCAHCNASFLQKSHLIGHIRVHTGERPFSCVHCNAFFSRKSNLNSHMRTHSGERPFFCVHCNAHFSCKNSLNDHMRIHTGERPFSCVHCNASFSRKGNLKDHMRTH